The Microbacterium sp. Nx66 genome contains a region encoding:
- a CDS encoding YlbL family protein, translating into MERPRAGKLGLGVWALVVALAALAVLTFLPSPYVIQRPGPVYDTLGTAKNADGDQVPLISVEGTETYETGGTLDLTTVQVVGNRERTPSWFELALAWTDASRAVVPLDAVFPEGVTTEQRDERNAMLMVDSQHEATAAALNELGYDTGAEVVVVDAVEGSPADGLLEADDVITAIDGTPVTSATALREAIQEAGGDPVALTVRRDGSEQTVEITPEEQAQDGTTTWLIGITLRTDYDFEVDVTIQLDNVGGPSAGMMFALGIIDTLTPGELNGGKEVAGTGTIDAEGTVGPIGGIRQKLYGARDAGADYFLAPEANCDEVVGHVPDGLQVIRTATLDESLAALDVIAEDGDVDALPTCDVPAT; encoded by the coding sequence GTGGAACGACCGCGTGCAGGGAAGCTCGGACTCGGGGTCTGGGCGCTGGTGGTCGCGCTCGCCGCGCTCGCCGTCCTCACCTTCCTGCCCTCGCCGTACGTGATCCAGCGTCCGGGCCCCGTGTACGACACCCTCGGTACCGCGAAGAACGCGGACGGCGATCAGGTCCCGCTCATCAGCGTCGAGGGGACCGAGACGTACGAGACGGGCGGCACGCTCGACCTGACGACCGTCCAGGTCGTCGGCAACAGGGAGCGCACGCCGAGCTGGTTCGAGCTCGCGCTCGCCTGGACGGACGCCTCGCGCGCCGTCGTGCCGCTGGACGCGGTGTTCCCCGAGGGCGTCACGACCGAGCAGCGCGACGAGCGGAACGCGATGCTCATGGTCGACTCGCAGCACGAGGCGACGGCCGCCGCGCTGAACGAGCTCGGCTACGACACCGGAGCCGAGGTCGTGGTGGTCGACGCGGTCGAGGGCTCTCCTGCCGACGGCCTGCTCGAGGCGGACGACGTGATCACGGCGATCGACGGCACGCCCGTGACCTCAGCGACCGCGCTGCGCGAGGCCATCCAGGAGGCGGGCGGGGATCCGGTCGCGCTCACGGTGCGCCGCGACGGCTCGGAGCAGACGGTCGAGATCACGCCGGAGGAGCAGGCCCAGGACGGCACGACGACGTGGCTGATCGGCATCACGCTGCGCACCGACTACGACTTCGAGGTCGACGTCACGATCCAGCTCGACAACGTCGGCGGCCCCAGCGCGGGCATGATGTTCGCCCTCGGGATCATCGACACCCTGACCCCGGGCGAGCTGAACGGCGGCAAGGAGGTCGCGGGCACCGGGACGATCGACGCCGAGGGGACCGTCGGACCGATCGGCGGCATCCGCCAGAAGCTCTACGGCGCCCGTGACGCCGGCGCGGACTACTTCCTCGCACCGGAGGCGAACTGCGACGAGGTCGTGGGGCATGTGCCGGACGGCCTGCAGGTCATCCGCACCGCGACCCTCGACGAATCCCTCGCGGCGCTCGACGTCATCGCGGAGGACGGCGACGTCGACGCGCTGCCGACCTGCGACGTCCCCGCCACCTGA
- a CDS encoding UPF0182 family membrane protein has protein sequence MTSTPAQPPATPRTSRRILGISLVIIAALIAAFFVFASLYTEFLWFDQVGFTGVLTTQWIATAVMFVIGFLGMAVPLFVVIQLAYRLRPVYVRLSSQLDRYQEVIEPLRRLAMWGMPIFFGLFAGFAAAGNWKTVWLWANGVATGEVDPQFGVDTGFYMFAMPFYSILLAFVSAVLLLSLLVTALVSYLYGSVRIGQGELRISKPARIQLAVIAGLYLLVQAASLWLDRYKTLVEPDDRITGAAYTGANATIPGLGILAIIAAVVAILFFITAVIGRWRFPLAATALLIVASLVIGIGYPWVVTTFQVKPNQNAYQAEYYQRNIDGTKEAYGVADLETTAFEAETDAEAGQLRADAETTASIRIMDPKVIPPTVRQLEQYRGYYQFQTTMDVDRYEIDGVKQDTVVSVRDLDMSGLGDGDNWNNRVAVYTHGYGLVAAAGNQRTTDGEPVFLERGIPTSGFLSEQGDFEPRVYFGENSPEYSIVGAPEGADPVEIDYPRGKDGSSETKTTFSGNGGPKIGDSFTKLLYALKFQSEQILFSNLVNDDSQILYDRDPKTRVQKVAPYLELDSDPYPSVVDGRIVWIVDGYTTSSTYPYSTSVSLSDAIADSNVPTPSLAIDDINYIRNSVKATVDAYDGSVTLYAWDEEDPVLKTWQKVYPSTLKPISEMSGELMSHVRYPTDLFKVQRDILGIYHVDKAGSFAQQDNRWQTPNDPRSDAMLQPPYYLTMQMPGQEEPRFSMFSTFIPASQGAGGSRDVLMGYLAVDSDAGAEKGVKAEGYGQLRMLEIDTDTTVPGPGQVQNTYNSDTAVVPQLNLLQQGESEVIYGNLLTLPVGGGLLYVQPVYVQSSEGTQLPRLQKVLVAFGDRVAFENTLTEALDTLFGGDSGATGGDDEVEPTDPEATDPDTGETPTTPTPTDEQADALAKAQQALLDRQAALTEGDLEKFGEADKRLTAAVEKLLELEAAAE, from the coding sequence GTGACCTCGACCCCAGCCCAGCCCCCGGCCACGCCTCGAACCTCCCGACGCATCCTCGGCATCTCCCTGGTGATCATCGCCGCGCTCATCGCGGCGTTCTTCGTCTTCGCGTCGCTCTACACCGAATTCCTCTGGTTCGACCAGGTCGGGTTCACCGGCGTGCTCACCACGCAGTGGATCGCGACGGCGGTGATGTTCGTCATCGGCTTCCTCGGCATGGCGGTTCCGCTGTTCGTCGTCATCCAGCTCGCCTACCGGCTCCGTCCGGTCTACGTGCGGCTGAGCTCCCAGCTCGACCGCTACCAGGAGGTCATCGAGCCGCTGCGGCGCCTCGCGATGTGGGGCATGCCCATCTTCTTCGGCCTCTTCGCGGGATTCGCGGCGGCCGGCAACTGGAAGACCGTGTGGCTGTGGGCCAACGGCGTCGCCACCGGTGAGGTCGACCCGCAGTTCGGCGTCGACACCGGTTTCTACATGTTCGCGATGCCGTTCTACTCGATCCTCCTCGCGTTCGTCTCGGCGGTCCTGCTGCTGAGCCTTCTCGTCACCGCGCTCGTGTCCTACCTCTACGGCTCCGTGCGCATCGGCCAGGGCGAGCTGCGCATCTCGAAGCCGGCCCGCATCCAGCTCGCGGTCATCGCAGGGCTGTACCTGCTCGTGCAGGCGGCGAGCCTGTGGCTGGACCGCTACAAGACCCTCGTCGAACCGGACGACCGGATCACCGGTGCCGCCTACACGGGCGCCAACGCGACCATCCCCGGCCTCGGCATCCTCGCGATCATCGCCGCCGTCGTCGCCATCCTGTTCTTCATCACGGCCGTCATCGGCCGCTGGCGCTTCCCCCTCGCGGCGACCGCGCTGCTGATCGTGGCCTCGCTGGTCATCGGCATCGGCTACCCGTGGGTGGTCACGACCTTCCAGGTGAAGCCGAACCAGAACGCCTATCAGGCCGAGTACTACCAGCGGAACATCGACGGCACGAAGGAGGCCTACGGCGTCGCCGACCTGGAGACCACGGCCTTCGAGGCTGAGACGGACGCCGAGGCCGGTCAGCTCCGCGCCGACGCGGAGACCACCGCGTCGATCCGCATCATGGACCCGAAGGTCATCCCGCCGACGGTCCGCCAGCTCGAGCAGTACCGCGGCTACTACCAGTTCCAGACGACCATGGACGTCGACCGCTACGAGATCGACGGCGTGAAGCAGGACACGGTCGTCTCCGTCCGTGACCTCGACATGTCGGGTCTGGGCGACGGTGACAACTGGAACAACCGCGTCGCGGTCTACACGCACGGCTACGGTCTCGTCGCCGCGGCCGGCAACCAGCGCACGACGGACGGCGAGCCCGTCTTCCTCGAGCGCGGCATCCCGACCTCGGGCTTCCTGTCCGAGCAGGGCGACTTCGAGCCGCGGGTCTACTTCGGCGAGAATTCCCCGGAGTACTCCATCGTGGGCGCCCCCGAGGGGGCCGACCCGGTCGAGATCGACTACCCGCGGGGCAAGGACGGTTCGAGCGAGACGAAGACCACGTTCTCCGGGAACGGCGGACCGAAGATCGGCGACAGCTTCACCAAGCTGCTCTACGCGCTGAAGTTCCAGTCGGAGCAGATCCTCTTCTCCAACCTCGTCAACGACGACTCGCAGATCCTCTACGACCGCGACCCGAAGACCCGCGTGCAGAAGGTCGCGCCGTACCTCGAGCTCGACAGCGACCCGTACCCCAGCGTCGTGGACGGCCGCATCGTCTGGATCGTGGACGGGTACACGACCAGCTCGACGTACCCGTACTCGACGAGCGTGAGCCTGTCCGACGCGATCGCCGACTCGAACGTGCCGACGCCGTCGCTCGCGATCGACGACATCAACTACATCCGCAACTCGGTCAAGGCCACGGTCGACGCCTACGACGGCTCGGTCACGCTGTACGCCTGGGACGAGGAGGACCCGGTCCTGAAGACCTGGCAGAAGGTCTACCCGTCGACCCTCAAGCCGATCAGCGAGATGTCCGGCGAGCTCATGAGCCACGTCCGGTACCCGACCGACCTGTTCAAGGTGCAGCGCGACATCCTCGGCATCTACCACGTCGACAAGGCCGGCTCGTTCGCCCAGCAGGACAACCGCTGGCAGACGCCGAACGACCCGCGCAGCGACGCGATGCTGCAGCCGCCGTACTACTTGACCATGCAGATGCCAGGGCAGGAGGAACCGCGGTTCTCGATGTTCTCGACGTTCATCCCCGCCTCCCAGGGCGCGGGCGGCAGCCGCGACGTGCTGATGGGCTACCTGGCCGTCGACTCGGATGCGGGCGCCGAGAAGGGCGTCAAGGCCGAAGGCTACGGGCAGCTGCGCATGCTGGAGATCGACACCGATACCACGGTGCCCGGTCCCGGCCAGGTGCAGAACACCTACAACTCGGACACGGCCGTGGTGCCGCAGCTCAACCTGCTCCAGCAGGGGGAGTCCGAGGTCATCTACGGCAACCTGCTGACCCTGCCCGTCGGTGGCGGTCTGCTCTACGTCCAGCCGGTCTACGTGCAGTCGTCCGAGGGGACGCAGTTGCCGCGTCTGCAGAAGGTGCTCGTCGCCTTCGGTGACCGGGTGGCCTTCGAGAACACCCTCACCGAGGCGCTGGACACGCTGTTCGGCGGCGACTCCGGCGCGACCGGTGGCGATGACGAGGTCGAACCCACCGACCCGGAGGCGACCGATCCCGACACGGGGGAGACGCCGACCACGCCGACGCCGACGGATGAGCAGGCCGACGCCCTGGCGAAGGCGCAGCAGGCGCTCCTCGACCGCCAGGCGGCCCTCACCGAGGGTGACCTGGAGAAGTTCGGTGAGGCGGACAAGCGGCTCACCGCGGCCGTCGAGAAGCTCCTGGAGCTGGAGGCCGCCGCAGAGTAA
- a CDS encoding universal stress protein yields the protein MAERIVVGVVDTSAGRRALEWAAHRARSRKATLLLASVVGGAVGAVGEGAVVDAAIAAARSLLEEHAETLKAQGLDVDIVVLRGDPVRQLVSATAGANLLVIGSDFRPDDADSPRRGAHGLRIVADSSCPVVVIPDIEAGDRRGVVVGVDGSPISEAAVAFAAAEADRLGEPLIAVTVWTPVPLPRGARSYPEQYLSSMQELAEETLAVALAGLRQTYPDLELQPRVERGYPSEVINRAAATASLAVVGSHGRGAVARFLLGSISHEVLAALVAPTAVVR from the coding sequence GTGGCTGAGCGCATCGTTGTAGGAGTGGTGGACACGTCGGCGGGACGACGAGCACTGGAGTGGGCCGCGCATCGCGCACGGTCGCGGAAGGCCACTCTGCTCCTCGCGAGCGTCGTCGGGGGAGCGGTCGGTGCCGTCGGGGAGGGCGCTGTGGTGGACGCGGCGATCGCGGCTGCCCGGAGTCTGCTGGAGGAGCACGCGGAGACGCTGAAGGCCCAGGGCCTGGACGTCGACATCGTCGTGCTCCGCGGCGACCCGGTCCGCCAGCTCGTCTCGGCCACCGCGGGCGCGAACCTCCTGGTGATCGGAAGCGACTTCCGACCCGATGACGCGGACAGCCCGCGGCGCGGGGCGCACGGGCTGCGCATCGTCGCCGACTCGTCCTGCCCCGTCGTGGTGATCCCGGACATCGAGGCGGGAGACCGCCGCGGTGTCGTCGTCGGAGTGGACGGGTCGCCGATCTCGGAAGCCGCCGTCGCCTTCGCCGCTGCCGAAGCCGACCGCCTCGGCGAGCCCCTCATCGCGGTGACGGTATGGACGCCCGTGCCCCTTCCGCGCGGAGCGAGGTCGTATCCCGAGCAGTACCTCTCCTCCATGCAGGAGCTGGCCGAAGAGACTCTCGCCGTCGCTCTCGCCGGGCTGCGCCAGACGTATCCGGATCTCGAGCTGCAGCCCCGGGTCGAGCGCGGGTACCCGTCCGAGGTCATCAACCGGGCGGCCGCCACCGCGAGCCTCGCCGTGGTGGGCTCACATGGGCGGGGGGCCGTCGCCCGGTTCCTGCTCGGGTCGATCAGCCACGAGGTCCTCGCGGCGCTCGTCGCGCCCACCGCCGTCGTCCGCTGA
- a CDS encoding aminoglycoside phosphotransferase family protein yields MSRPVDIDAAVVAELVEEQFPRWAHLPVRAVARQGWDNRTFRLGEDLSVRLPVAESYATAVQKESRALEFLAGRLPVAVPSVVALGEPGRGYPFPWSIRRWLDGDTVDRVAGLDRVRLAVDLGGPLRVLRSLPVHAGQAAGRHSFLRGSHPSVYSDDVHAALQRLDDTVDTENCRSVWLAATSSVWESSPVWFHGDVAVGNLLISDGSLSAIIDFGTCGVGDPACDLVMAWTYFEGDARDAFRDAVGLDDATWRRARGWALWKALVTLSSGSGPGGDDSRRVLHEVLTSPL; encoded by the coding sequence GTGAGCCGACCGGTCGACATCGATGCAGCCGTGGTAGCTGAGCTCGTCGAAGAGCAGTTCCCCCGCTGGGCGCACCTGCCCGTCCGCGCCGTGGCGCGTCAGGGGTGGGACAACAGGACTTTCCGCCTGGGTGAGGATCTGTCGGTTCGCCTTCCCGTTGCCGAGTCCTACGCGACGGCCGTGCAGAAGGAGAGCAGAGCGCTCGAGTTCCTCGCCGGACGGCTCCCGGTCGCCGTTCCCTCCGTCGTTGCGCTCGGCGAACCCGGCCGCGGCTATCCGTTTCCGTGGTCCATCCGCCGGTGGCTCGACGGCGACACGGTCGACCGCGTCGCGGGGCTCGATCGTGTCCGCCTCGCCGTCGATCTCGGGGGCCCCCTCCGCGTCCTGAGGTCTCTTCCCGTGCACGCGGGGCAGGCCGCCGGCCGGCACTCGTTCTTGCGCGGTTCGCATCCGAGCGTCTACAGCGATGACGTCCACGCCGCGCTGCAGCGGCTGGACGACACCGTGGACACGGAGAACTGCCGGAGCGTCTGGCTCGCGGCGACGAGCAGCGTCTGGGAGTCCTCGCCCGTCTGGTTCCACGGCGATGTCGCCGTCGGGAACCTCCTCATCAGCGACGGCAGCCTGTCGGCGATCATCGATTTCGGCACCTGCGGCGTCGGCGATCCTGCCTGCGACCTCGTCATGGCGTGGACGTACTTCGAGGGGGACGCGCGTGACGCGTTCCGCGACGCTGTCGGACTCGACGACGCGACGTGGCGACGGGCTCGCGGCTGGGCGCTCTGGAAAGCCCTGGTGACGCTCTCGAGCGGGTCAGGACCGGGCGGAGACGACAGCCGACGCGTGCTTCACGAGGTGCTGACCAGCCCGCTCTAG
- a CDS encoding carbon-nitrogen hydrolase family protein: MPENAAVPVAVCQFAPTDSREANRERIAELATDAARLGAKLIVFPEYSSFFVDPMDERLAANAEGLDGEFVTGLIGLASELAVVIVAGVTEKASDEGRVRNTVVAVRGDGILAVYRKQHLYDAFGQSESDWVEPGEIGEPAVFELGGLRFGLMTCYDLRFPELSRRLAVAGADALVVPAEWVRGPLKEHHWTTLLAARAIENTVFVIAADHPAPIGVGHSRIVDPQGVVRAGVGPEPGVALGVVDGAAITRVRETNPSLRARRYDVVPR; the protein is encoded by the coding sequence ATGCCTGAGAACGCCGCCGTCCCCGTCGCCGTGTGCCAGTTCGCTCCCACCGATTCGCGCGAGGCCAACAGGGAGCGGATCGCCGAGCTCGCGACGGACGCCGCCCGACTGGGGGCGAAGCTCATCGTGTTCCCGGAGTACTCGAGCTTCTTCGTCGATCCGATGGACGAACGCCTCGCGGCGAATGCGGAGGGTCTCGACGGTGAGTTCGTGACCGGACTGATCGGCCTGGCCTCGGAGCTCGCCGTCGTCATCGTCGCGGGCGTCACGGAGAAGGCCTCGGACGAGGGGCGCGTGCGCAACACGGTCGTCGCCGTGCGCGGCGACGGCATCCTCGCGGTCTACCGCAAGCAGCACCTGTACGACGCGTTCGGGCAGAGCGAGTCGGACTGGGTGGAGCCGGGGGAGATCGGCGAGCCCGCGGTCTTCGAGCTCGGAGGTCTGCGCTTCGGGCTGATGACCTGTTACGACCTGCGGTTCCCCGAGCTGTCGCGGCGCCTCGCGGTCGCCGGTGCCGACGCGCTCGTGGTGCCGGCGGAATGGGTGCGCGGGCCGCTCAAGGAGCACCACTGGACCACGCTGCTCGCCGCGCGGGCCATCGAGAACACGGTGTTCGTCATCGCCGCCGACCACCCGGCGCCGATCGGCGTGGGGCACTCGCGCATCGTGGACCCGCAGGGCGTCGTCCGCGCGGGGGTCGGGCCCGAGCCGGGGGTGGCACTCGGAGTGGTCGACGGAGCGGCGATCACCAGGGTCCGGGAGACGAACCCCTCGCTGCGTGCACGGCGTTACGACGTGGTCCCGCGCTGA
- a CDS encoding aminotransferase class I/II-fold pyridoxal phosphate-dependent enzyme, whose translation MSVIPGAWRRTAAGAGLLDADGTVAPTIFAEMSAAAVRTGSINLGQGFPDEDGPEVVLAAARAAIAEGVNQYPPGRGSPDLLQAIAEHQQRFYGLAVDPGTEVIVTAGATEALTATLLALIDGPEDEVVVFEPYYDSYAAAVALAGARLRTVPLRAPDFQPDLQQLAEAVTDRTRIILVNDPHNPTGAVFDEEVRREVVRLAEKHDAVIVTDEVYEHLTFRGPHVPIATLPGAAERTLTISSAGKTFSTTGWKIGWVHGPAALITAVLTVKQYLTYVNGAPFQPAVAVGLRLDDAFFADAAALLARKHAILGDGLRAAGFTVHAPQGGYFTVADATALGGADAAAFCRALPERAGVVAIPLTAFVSPARRPAYAGLVRFAACKRVDVLEEAAARLSGLRA comes from the coding sequence ATGAGTGTCATCCCCGGCGCATGGCGTCGCACGGCGGCCGGCGCCGGTCTGCTCGACGCGGACGGTACCGTCGCGCCCACCATCTTCGCAGAGATGTCCGCCGCGGCGGTCAGAACCGGCTCCATCAATCTGGGGCAGGGCTTCCCGGACGAGGACGGCCCGGAGGTGGTCCTCGCCGCCGCACGCGCCGCGATCGCCGAGGGCGTCAACCAGTACCCGCCGGGGCGCGGCTCCCCCGATCTCCTGCAGGCGATCGCCGAGCATCAGCAGCGGTTCTACGGGCTCGCCGTCGACCCGGGCACCGAGGTCATCGTGACGGCCGGGGCGACCGAGGCGCTGACGGCGACCCTGCTCGCGCTCATCGACGGGCCGGAGGACGAGGTCGTCGTCTTCGAGCCCTACTACGACTCGTACGCCGCGGCGGTCGCGCTCGCGGGCGCTCGGCTCCGGACCGTGCCGCTGCGGGCGCCGGACTTCCAGCCCGACCTGCAGCAGCTCGCGGAGGCGGTCACGGATCGGACGCGGATCATCCTCGTCAACGACCCGCACAACCCCACGGGAGCGGTCTTCGACGAGGAGGTCCGCCGGGAGGTCGTGCGTCTGGCCGAGAAGCACGATGCCGTGATCGTCACCGACGAGGTCTACGAGCACCTCACCTTCCGCGGCCCGCACGTGCCCATCGCCACGCTGCCCGGCGCTGCGGAGCGGACGCTGACCATCTCCTCGGCCGGGAAGACCTTCTCGACCACGGGGTGGAAGATCGGCTGGGTGCACGGCCCCGCCGCGCTCATCACGGCCGTGCTGACGGTGAAGCAGTACCTCACCTACGTCAACGGCGCGCCTTTCCAGCCCGCCGTGGCCGTGGGCCTGCGCCTCGACGATGCGTTCTTCGCCGATGCCGCCGCCCTGCTCGCCCGCAAGCACGCGATCCTCGGCGACGGTCTGCGCGCGGCCGGCTTCACCGTCCATGCCCCACAGGGCGGCTACTTCACGGTGGCCGACGCGACGGCTCTCGGCGGCGCCGATGCGGCGGCCTTCTGCCGCGCGCTTCCGGAACGGGCCGGGGTCGTGGCGATCCCCCTCACCGCCTTCGTGTCCCCCGCGCGACGCCCGGCGTACGCGGGCCTCGTCCGCTTCGCGGCGTGCAAACGCGTCGATGTGCTGGAGGAGGCGGCCGCCCGTCTCTCCGGTCTGCGCGCCTGA
- a CDS encoding S1C family serine protease, producing the protein MNQDNPQDRPAPASDDAVSAGHTPQTPQTPQTPEAAPSAPSPAADGTLTGTPAASAPVAPQGHHMPPTFASHAAGAPTVAPVPHGLAAPGPAAAGVPGAAFGVPAHDTRPLDGTVPPAEGTPTATKEKSRGGTRVAAFIVAAALVGGVAGFGGGALLTGLQDSPSSGTAQGPQTVTVNNPGSVNETTAVATEALPSVVTIEVAGSQEAGSGSGVIISKDGYVLTNTHVVTLGGAAADPTIRVTTSDGRIYEATVVGTDPIYDLAVIKLTDAEGLTPIEFADSSKLNVGDTAVALGAPLGLANSVTTGIVSALNRSIQIASSALPDSSSEDAPQEQAPEDGQGEGPFQFDLPGNSGQQATESISIAVIQTDAAINHGNSGGALVNSKGELIGINVAIASSGNSEESGSIGIGFAIPSNIAQRVADEIIADGAATHGLLGASVRDASGVEGATVAGAYIAEVTDGGAAEAAGLQAGDVVTRFNGVPITSATDLTAQVRAAAADSKADVTYVRDGKESDIEVTLGTLAG; encoded by the coding sequence ATGAACCAGGACAACCCGCAGGACCGCCCGGCACCGGCGTCGGACGACGCCGTGTCGGCCGGACACACCCCCCAGACCCCCCAGACCCCTCAGACCCCCGAGGCCGCGCCGAGCGCGCCGTCTCCGGCCGCCGACGGCACCCTCACGGGCACCCCGGCCGCTTCCGCCCCGGTCGCCCCGCAGGGCCACCACATGCCGCCGACGTTCGCGTCGCACGCCGCCGGTGCCCCGACCGTGGCACCCGTGCCGCACGGGCTGGCCGCGCCCGGTCCCGCCGCGGCGGGCGTCCCCGGCGCCGCATTCGGCGTCCCGGCGCACGACACCCGGCCGCTCGACGGCACGGTGCCGCCGGCCGAGGGCACCCCGACCGCGACGAAGGAGAAGTCGCGCGGCGGCACCCGCGTCGCGGCGTTCATCGTCGCAGCCGCCCTCGTCGGCGGCGTCGCCGGCTTCGGCGGAGGCGCGTTGCTCACCGGGCTGCAGGACTCCCCGTCCTCCGGCACGGCGCAGGGACCGCAGACCGTCACGGTCAACAACCCCGGCTCGGTCAACGAGACCACCGCGGTCGCGACCGAGGCGCTTCCCTCCGTCGTCACCATCGAGGTGGCCGGGTCGCAGGAGGCCGGCAGCGGCTCCGGCGTCATCATCAGCAAGGACGGCTACGTCCTCACCAACACCCACGTCGTGACCCTCGGCGGCGCGGCGGCTGATCCGACGATCCGCGTCACGACCTCCGACGGCCGCATCTACGAGGCGACCGTGGTCGGCACCGACCCGATCTACGACCTCGCGGTGATCAAGCTCACGGACGCCGAGGGCCTGACTCCGATCGAGTTCGCCGACTCGTCGAAGCTCAACGTCGGCGATACCGCCGTGGCGCTCGGCGCCCCGCTGGGCCTGGCCAACTCGGTCACCACCGGCATCGTGAGCGCGCTGAACCGCAGCATCCAGATCGCCTCCTCCGCGCTGCCCGACTCCTCTTCCGAGGACGCCCCGCAGGAGCAGGCACCGGAGGACGGCCAGGGCGAGGGGCCCTTCCAGTTCGATCTGCCCGGCAACAGCGGGCAGCAGGCCACCGAGTCGATCTCGATCGCCGTGATCCAGACCGACGCGGCGATCAACCACGGCAATTCCGGCGGTGCCCTCGTCAACAGCAAGGGCGAGCTGATCGGCATCAACGTCGCGATCGCGAGCTCGGGCAACTCGGAGGAGTCGGGTTCGATCGGCATCGGCTTCGCGATCCCGTCCAATATCGCCCAGCGCGTCGCTGATGAGATCATCGCCGATGGCGCGGCCACGCACGGCCTCCTGGGCGCCTCGGTCCGCGATGCCTCCGGCGTCGAGGGCGCAACGGTGGCCGGCGCCTACATCGCCGAGGTCACCGACGGGGGCGCCGCCGAGGCCGCCGGTCTCCAGGCCGGTGACGTCGTGACGCGTTTCAACGGCGTCCCGATCACGAGCGCGACCGATCTCACGGCGCAGGTGCGCGCAGCGGCCGCCGACAGCAAGGCCGACGTGACCTACGTCCGCGACGGCAAGGAGAGCGACATCGAGGTGACGCTCGGCACGCTCGCCGGCTGA
- a CDS encoding CDP-glycerol glycerophosphotransferase family protein: MASFSFGTGNAAKLLRIPLYALGRLGTLLVPRGPRWVFGCGAGVGDGALALQRYAAEAGHDTLWLAGSPREAADAAALGLRSVPRGGLRGWWATARAGVLIVTHGLGDVNRYGNGGAFVVQLWHGIPLKRIGLDSPATTQVPAVPGAPVLRRLVGWMYRGAAQRIRVLPAASHRARARLESAFGLGDDRVVVTGEPRVDVLSSGSPEERRAHARRLLAEAVGAIGDTDRIVLYAPTWRDGAPDPSVPTAEEWVRIIRVLEDHDAALLVRSHPLGDGSYAPPVPTTRVRALPSTVVSDVTPVLPAVDILITDYSSLAYDVGLLALPVVFLAPDVAEYARTRGFYGRFEEVAASGVATGWEDALVRLASLLGDAAAFDEAAGRSATLSAEMHAFRDGQNTRRVYRAIRARGVPAPKGAA, from the coding sequence GTGGCGTCCTTCTCTTTCGGCACCGGCAACGCGGCCAAGCTGCTCCGGATCCCGCTGTACGCCCTCGGCCGTCTCGGCACCCTTCTCGTGCCGCGCGGTCCGCGCTGGGTCTTCGGATGCGGCGCCGGCGTCGGGGACGGCGCCCTCGCCCTGCAGCGGTACGCAGCGGAGGCGGGCCATGACACCCTGTGGCTGGCCGGGTCCCCGCGCGAAGCGGCGGACGCCGCGGCCCTCGGTCTGCGGAGTGTGCCACGGGGCGGTCTGCGCGGCTGGTGGGCGACCGCGCGCGCCGGGGTGCTGATCGTGACCCACGGCCTCGGCGACGTGAACCGCTACGGCAACGGCGGCGCGTTCGTGGTGCAACTCTGGCACGGCATCCCGCTCAAACGCATCGGCCTCGACTCTCCCGCCACGACCCAGGTGCCGGCCGTGCCCGGTGCGCCGGTCCTGCGTCGGCTCGTCGGTTGGATGTACCGGGGTGCCGCGCAGCGCATCCGGGTCCTCCCTGCCGCCTCGCACCGCGCCAGAGCACGCCTCGAGTCCGCGTTCGGGCTGGGCGATGATCGCGTGGTGGTGACCGGGGAGCCGCGCGTCGACGTGCTCTCGAGCGGTTCGCCCGAGGAACGCCGCGCCCATGCACGGCGGCTGCTCGCCGAGGCCGTGGGCGCGATCGGCGACACCGACCGGATCGTCCTCTACGCGCCGACCTGGCGCGACGGCGCTCCCGACCCCTCCGTCCCGACGGCCGAGGAATGGGTGCGGATCATCCGGGTGCTCGAAGACCACGATGCCGCTCTCCTCGTGCGCTCCCACCCCCTCGGCGACGGCAGCTACGCGCCGCCGGTGCCGACGACGCGGGTGCGGGCGCTGCCCAGCACGGTCGTCAGCGATGTGACGCCGGTGCTGCCCGCCGTCGACATCCTCATCACGGACTACTCGTCGCTCGCGTACGACGTGGGGCTCCTCGCCCTGCCGGTCGTCTTCCTCGCACCGGATGTCGCCGAGTACGCCCGCACCCGCGGCTTCTACGGCCGCTTCGAGGAGGTCGCCGCGTCCGGCGTCGCCACGGGGTGGGAAGACGCCCTCGTCCGGCTGGCGTCGCTGCTCGGCGATGCGGCCGCGTTCGACGAGGCCGCCGGGCGTTCCGCTACGCTCAGCGCGGAGATGCACGCGTTCCGTGACGGTCAGAACACTCGTCGGGTATACCGGGCGATCCGTGCGCGGGGGGTCCCCGCGCCGAAGGGAGCAGCATGA